One genomic window of Arcobacter sp. CECT 8986 includes the following:
- the urtC gene encoding urea ABC transporter permease subunit UrtC, with protein MKREPILLNILKNDKGGKIVLSTLGVVVFVVAFCNLFMPHDSIFYISTFTVTILGKYLAFALLALALDLVWGYLGVLSLGHGAFFALGGYAWAMYLMRQIGDRGVYGNPDLPDFMVFMNLKELPWFWQGFDNPIFAFLMVMLVPAILAFVFGYLAFKSRVTGVYLSIITQALTYALMLAFFRNDMGFGGNNGLTDFKDILGFDLSLDSTRVGLLIITFIALVIGYLICRFIMNSKLGRVIISIRDAESRVRFIGYKVEQYKLFIFIVSAILAAIAGALYVPQVGIINPSVFSPLFSIELVIWVAVGGRGTLYGAIIGAIVVSFASTYFTSALPEVWLYALGGLFVVSTLYLPKGIVGVFEKLKVKKEA; from the coding sequence ATGAAAAGAGAACCAATATTATTAAATATATTAAAAAATGACAAGGGTGGAAAAATAGTTTTATCTACTCTTGGAGTTGTTGTTTTTGTTGTAGCATTTTGTAATCTTTTCATGCCACATGACTCAATTTTTTATATCTCAACATTTACTGTTACTATTTTAGGTAAATATCTTGCATTTGCACTTTTAGCACTTGCTCTTGATTTAGTTTGGGGATATTTAGGAGTTTTAAGTTTAGGTCACGGTGCATTTTTTGCCCTTGGTGGATATGCATGGGCTATGTATTTGATGAGACAAATAGGTGATAGAGGAGTTTATGGAAATCCTGATTTACCAGATTTTATGGTATTTATGAATCTAAAAGAATTACCATGGTTTTGGCAAGGATTTGATAATCCTATATTCGCTTTTTTAATGGTGATGCTAGTTCCTGCAATTTTAGCTTTTGTTTTTGGTTATTTAGCTTTTAAATCAAGAGTAACAGGAGTTTATCTTTCTATCATAACTCAAGCTTTAACTTATGCTTTAATGCTTGCATTTTTTAGAAACGATATGGGATTTGGTGGAAACAATGGACTTACAGATTTTAAAGATATCTTAGGATTTGATTTATCATTGGATTCTACAAGAGTAGGGTTATTAATAATTACATTTATTGCTTTAGTTATTGGATATCTTATTTGTAGATTTATTATGAACTCAAAACTTGGAAGAGTAATTATATCTATTAGAGATGCAGAAAGTAGAGTAAGATTTATAGGGTATAAAGTAGAACAATATAAACTATTTATCTTTATTGTTTCAGCTATTTTAGCAGCAATTGCAGGAGCATTATATGTTCCACAAGTAGGAATTATCAATCCTAGTGTTTTCTCTCCATTATTTTCAATTGAGTTAGTAATTTGGGTTGCAGTTGGTGGTAGAGGAACTTTATATGGAGCAATTATTGGAGCAATTGTTGTAAGTTTTGCAAGTACATACTTTACTTCAGCACTTCCAGAAGTTTGGTTATATGCTCTTGGTGGATTATTTGTTGTTTCTACATTATATCTTCCAAAAGGAATAGTTGGAGTTTTTGAAAAACTGAAAGTTAAAAAGGAAGCTTAA